The DNA window gttgaatgttatttttgtgcaaaaatataaaaactatttccagtgttttattttaattaatatttttatacactttgtttttgtaataaaaataataatttttcagaTTCGATGGGAGTTGCTTTTTgaacgaaaataaattaataaatattttctgaagcatattttttaaaattatataaagaaaaattaagaaaattgaagtaagcaacaaattttcagATTCCAGTGAAATGGATCCTTGATTCAAAACTATAAAAGgatttcaattgcaataaataatcttaagctttaaataaataagtgttatttagttgttaaaccaaataaaatatagaaaatgtataatttcaaatacttGATAAAAAACGATGAtttatcaattgaaatttagtgCTGCAAATCGATGTTAAttagtaatataaatattgaaaatttcatataaatacgATGATTTgtcaattgaaaatgaaacacAAGACAAAACATAAAGACAAAGACAacagctagagagagagagagagagagagagagagagagcgtacaACGTACCCATCTGTCAAAGCCAGTGCCTTATAACGGGCCTGCTCATCCGTGGGCAGAACGATGTCCACGGAGCGGGAGCGAATCGCATTGATGTTGGGCACAGTCAAGAAGCAGCCATCGACGGAGGGTTGAAGCTCAAGCTCCTCGGTCTTATTGCCAGACGGCAGCTTGGTGAAGCAAGAGTCGACGGAAGCGGCGCGATCGCGTCGCAGATCCGGCACGGCCAAATAGATATCACTCACCAcaaaagcagcggcagcaccaGCGGCTAAAGCATTCATGGCGGTTGGTGAGCCACAAGTGGCCATGGTGGAGGCTTCATCGATGGAATCGACGGATAACTGGGCCATGCGATTGACTTCCTCGTGGGAAACATTCTCCAGCGAGTTGCCAGTGGGCTCCACAAAGATGGCCTCCTGTCGCGAAATGGAGCGACGACGTGGCCGCTGTGGCATGCCCATGGCGGCGCCAGCATCTGCAGCATCCGctgcagcaagcgcagcagcatgGCCGCTAAAGCAGGGCAGCTCCAGCGTTGGACTGCTGCGTATGGCTGGCGAGTGAGGAGGCGGCGGTTCGCCGGGATCTATGGGAAATCCGTATATTGGAAATGGTGGATAGTCGCCGTTTGTGGGTGATAGTGTGAAGGTGATGCCACATGGTgtcggcggcagcagcatgttgCCAAAGTGAGGCGAGCCATTGTCGGAGCCCTCGACGCCCTCATCTTCGGAGGTCGGAACAGAGCTGCCAATGGTATGGCGACGCATCTGATGCGGCAAGCAAGCGCGCGACTCCtcaatgctgctgcccatGCTCAGGTTGGACATGCGTATGTCACACTCTACGGCCGCATCATCGTCCAGCTCAGCGCCACCACAAGCTTCGCCCTCACTGCTGGCATCGTCCGCTATAATGACCACAGCCGTAGCTGTGggatcatcatcatcatcgcggCCGCCGCATGCGCCTCCGCCCAtatcatcgtcatcgtcgttgtcgtcagcgtcatcatcatcatcatcgctgcAATCTGAGTTTGTATAGCTGTAGCTGAGCGTAGTTAGCTCGCGATGATCGATGAAGAAGCGCTGCTCGGCGGTCATCTGCTTCTCGTACAGCTCCACATAGTAGCAGTGGACGCAGGGCGGCGGTGTCTTGCTGCTCGTTGACGAACTGCGACGAATGCCACCGAATGTCACCTTCATGCCACGCGGCACCTCCAAGCAGGCGCCAGAATCATCGCTGGCCAGTGACGCCGCCGCCGAGTCGAAGCTGTGCGAACGCTGAGCATGCGCAACCTGCGGCACCTGCAGGAATCCGCGCTCCGAGGAGCGTTCATCCGCCGATGACGACGACTGCTGCTTCAACAGATGCGACGACGAGCCGCCGCGCTGAGTGTTCAGCTGCATTTCATCAAACGAAGCGGAGCGCACCTAAATAGATAACAAGTGTATgcaagagcaaaagagagagagagagcgcgttaAACTTGGCTACAATAGTAGGATGTGGCATGCATTTGTCGATACAACTAAAATCGATAGGTTatcgaacaacaacaatttcaaaaatcaaatcaaacaacgcaatttaattgttatcgttgccacatgttgcaacaatttgcaatcaaatgcaaaaatatacagCGCAATTCGATACACATAGTTATCGTTGCCAAACGCATATCGATAAGTTATCGAAATGCTAAAAACTCaagaatttgcaattaaatcaaaatatacaGCGCAATTCGATACACATAGTTATCGTTGCCAAACGCATATCGATAAGTTATCGAAATGCTAAAAACTCaagaatttgcaattaaatcaaaatatacgACGCAACTCGATAAGCTAACATTGCTATCGTTGCTAAAAGAGGTTCGATAACTATAAATGAATCAATATAAACAATCGATAAATATCGATATGTTgtaaaaacacataaaactcATTGATTGACTAACGACAACGAAAGAAAAcacatgcaattaaaaatgtatcgATCTATTATCGATAACTGGCAGCTGTACCTGCTTGGGCACCTCCAAACTGTTCTGCATCTTCATTTCAGCGCCCGTTGGTGTGCGCGATCGCGTAAATGTTGCTCGTAGACGATTCATGGTTGatgagctgttgttgttggtgtgtttgtttttgtggtgtctgttgttgttggtgtaagtgttgttgttgtttaagcTGCATAAGCTTAAACTAGTGTTGCTTGTCAAGCTGACATTTTGGGCACCCTGATGACTAGTTGTTGGTATGTTGTTGAATTGTGGAttacgttgttgttgttgttgttgttgttgttgttgttgttgctgttgacttgTTGATGGCGCATTGTCGGATTGTTGGTGGCCATAATGACTTGTTGATGGTGGATTGTTGGTTTGTTGGTGAAGTTGTAGTTGAGTTTGAATGGCATGTTGACTGGTTGTTGGTGTATTGCTGATTTGCTGGCTTAGTTGTTGACTCGCTGGTACATTGTTGACTTTCTGGTTATTTCGTTGACTTGCTGGTGGTTGGTTAGTGCTGGCCGGTTTTCGgtgatgttgctgttgattacCTATTTTGACTATTGTTTAGTTACGTTTTTTAGTTGAAATTGTTCGATCTAATAGCAATTGCTATtgatgttgttggtgttgacgtcgctgttgttgctgcgcttgttgctattgcagttgcaattgcaagcaTTGACAGTTTCTGTTTGGACGGCTATCTTAGCAGcactagttgttgttgtatttgttgttgctgtagctccTTCGGCTACGGCGTTATTCTctctagctgttgttgttgttgttaatttagttgtggctgttgttttGCCGCTGTCTAGTTGGATTTGCTCGTTGTTACGATTCTCATTGGTTAACTGTTGCTGACAACAAAATGATGTTGATTCAAATTCGTTGCTACAGTTATccgagttgctgttgctgctggctctaTGCTTGAGATTTCCGATGCTCAATTCCATTTCGATGATTTGCTGCACAATTTTGTAGTTTGCTTTTTCCcgtttttgctgctgattgtattatttgatttttgttttatttttaatgaagctGACCAATCCAATCCAACTGCAAAACTCTCGCGCCAGCTGCGCAGCTCGcgctgttgtaattgttgtagttgtagcttttgttgttgttttttattttgttgctcttcttGGGTTGTTGGAATTTTGCGCCGCCTCGGACGCTTTCTCAGCAAATTTGCAGTGCTTGtggtatttttaattaatcaaagttcttgctaatatatatgtatatatgttgtaATATTCGAGAGCCACACGCCATGGTCaacgtataaaaaaaagagcaaggCGAGTGCaagaaaaagagaaagagcaaaGTATTGATTTCGTTAGTTTGATTTAACATTCGTTAGAATTTCAcacaatatataaacaaaagttaagcgAGACAAACACTATTTGTTACGCTTTGTGaaaaaaagtgtattaaatagttGTGAagaataattttgtatattaaattgtttatttaaatttaactattgagcaagctgctgcatttaactTTCTATTTCAATACAAAATGTGCGCTCAGCAtagaatttttgtataaaaactaaagcaaactttgcttttttatactAGTGTGTACATATTGAATTGAATCTAGCTACCTAGCTAGCCACCTAGCTACAAAAAAAGGGATTAAATGCGCGCTGGGGCATGCTGGGTTTTTGGGTTTCTTTTACAAACAATAGGTTcgaaaaaaattcaatgctCGCATACCTTTGGCATGCTCGCTCGCGAGCTTGTGACGAGGTCaactagacacacacacacacctacacgcATACCCAGGAGCTaagatatacaaaaaaaaaaaatgaaaggaTGCGACTCTTGGCCGATGCGGGTTGTGTTAGTTGCGCGTgagtttgcgtgtgtgtgtgtgggcagcgtaaaattaaatgaaaatgatatagctttgaaattgaattccATAGAAAATGCCGAAAGTTCAAGctacacacacgaacacacacagatagcTTGAGTAGCGTTGTCAGTCAATGCGTcacagctgccaaaaaaaGGGTTTGGCTGTCAAcgcgacgacaacgacgaatTCGAGACCAAAGCGCCATAATTAACGCCAAGCTTGAAAGCTGAACTGTTAAAAAATGTAGCTAAGGCGCAAATAACACAAAACTGCGCCGAAAACAATGCCACATATTTTTCTAAAATCTTAAACAGTTCACTcaatgttttatatatgaaattcgCACTTGCTGCgtgtgcttaatttttatattcgaATTCAaacattagcaacaatttgaatgcgactgtctaattaaaaaactttattataataagcaacaataattaatactgcagtttataaacttttaattcttaagcttaaagcacacaatgcaaactaatttatttaggtagaataataatgcaaaagtcaatggcaatggcttAGTATGGGGCTAAAAGATAATTCAGTTAATTGTGCcaatgcagtttaatttaattgaattttatcaGCGACGCTTTTTAcgttaagcaaatgcaaatgcaatgcaaactaATTTCATTAGTTATAAACGCAGGTCGAGTTCGAAAAGTCAAGCGCAATGGCTTGGACTAAACTAAAAGACAAATCAGTTAATtgagcaaatgcatttgcttactttaattgaattttatcaTTGACTTTAATACAATGCCCTAGCAGCCACGCGCTTTGCATGGGCATGGGGCATTCGAGGCAGTCATGCAAAACAACACTCTCAGCCACTTTGGCCTGAGAGGCAGTGGCCTAGTAATGGTTTAACGCAGAGCGCGCACAACTAAGTAAAAagttttgtgtaatttttcaaaaagggcagcggcagcgactgcgccGTCgacagcaaaggcaaacaataaCACAAACTAAATAACAACTACAAAGGCATCAGAGCTCAGAGCGCAACAAATGGCGCAACTTGGGAATCGctggcgtatgagcaatggcCTTATtatatgcttttgctttttcgcGCTGGCTGGCGTTCTGCCCTTAGCCTTGTTTGGCTTGTTAGCTGTTTTATAGCTAGTCgcttgaatttgtttaattttcagcTGAATTTTAGCCAAGTCTTTGCCTTGGGGCCAGcccatgctgctgctctgcattTAGCCAGGGAATTGACGACAAGTACATTTGTTTAGTAAgagcgacgccgacgccgacgccgcctTAGCCTTAAAGTTGCCGCAAAATTTGCTGTAGTCATGAGAACATCAACTTGACAGCTAAAATATGGCGCAAGTGCTAAAAGATTGGTTTGCTTCAACGCGTTTTGCGAGGgccaagaaacaaaaacaaaaaacacacacaaacaaaaaaatgttaatttcaattaattgtcggcagcagcagcaaaaaagtttTCGCCAGCGagacaaattatttaattcgaAACGTTTTGTCCAAAATAGGATTAAAGTTGCCCATGAGGCACAACAAAGACAAAAAGGTTCGCGCGCATGTTGACAGTGCATTATAAGCAAGTTCAACTGTAGtcccccacccaccccccaGTTGACAAACTGTCTGCTAAAATGattgaaaaaattatgcatatataaattagagTGAGCCCGCTTTagcttttatgcaaaaataaacatttttcaagcTCAAGTcaagctttatttttgttaaaatatatttgtaaataaaaaatatattttcctaAGGCATACGCTCTATTAATCTTCCAACCCTAACAATATTTTCATACTAAATTTAGTATTCGagtaagtttattatttataattcgtTGCTTTTCTTAAACTTATGCAAAGTTATTAAAGCatgtttcaattatttttttattctattattattctattctatttcaGCCCCagtgcttttaataatttcatacaATTTATTCTAGAGCTTAACACTtataaaaaaacttttataaatatgctacCTTTATTTTCTTTAGACTTGTgttaagctattaaaaatgtgttgccTGTTATTTTCTTAGAATTgtgcacaaaatttatttgcaacattttgttggctgctaATTCTTCAAAAGTTTCTCTTACAAATTTCACCTCTTTGAGCTGGCCAATAAGCACGGGATAATTTAGTCTAAAATGGcctaaattaatttctattttgtaatttacaaataatagcAGCTATGCTTTGAAAAAATAAGGCACAccctaatatatatatatatatatatatatatttatttattgaaatgcaaaacagttttttttgttgagtgcACGTGTTGTCAGCCAAGTTGCAAACAAGCAGGGCTAAGGCTAAGGCTAGTGAAAATAAACTGGACGAAGgaaaaattcgaaaaaaaaaaattattttgggACTGCAAAAAGTTGCCTTTTCGGCCTGGCCACGTGTACACGTGCGGCGAACGTGCCACAGCCCCTGAGCACATGCAAAAATcaactgagagagagagagagagcagagcagagcctTTGTCTAAGCTCTTTGGAGTTCGGAACAAagcaattgattgattgtaAATAGTTATAACATGGCCGagttacaacaaaaattgGGTTAGCAAAAGGGCAGGCCAAagaaaaagctgctgctgttgctgttgctcaaaGGGCCAGGCCAAGTGATTGCGGTTGCACTCTTAACCTGAACAAGATatgcacaaaagcaaaagagtgagagagagagagagagagagagagagtgaaaggcGAGAGCGTGAACATTAAGTGTGGGCGTTTGGTTAGCAGGTTAAGTgtaaaattcttttgctttactGTTTCAGCTCTGCTCTGCGCTTCTCCATTTCCATTACGCTTCTCACTTTTCTGCTGTCCCATCGATTTGCAGCGCAGTCAAGCGCAAAGTTGCGTTTCATTTGCGCTCTTAACAATTATGCACGCtgacagcagcacaaaaataatataaaaatattacaaaaaaaaaaaaaaaaacagaaaaattgTTTACGCGTGCAGTGCATTTGTCAATGTAATTAATTCGCAGTTTTTCTGTTTTAACGCAACGAATGCAAcgaacgctgctgctgtgtgcatTCAGCAGTTCGCTTGACAGCTAAACTGACATATTTGACAGTTTATTAATGACAGTTTTCggctgaattttaatttttgttattgagcACGAGCATTTCTAGTTTAGTGCAGCTGGCCACGCTTTCAGTTGAAATTGCATATAGGCAAGTAAACAGCAATGAAGAACTGTTGCCTGCTTTTAGGCTTGACTCGAAAGCTTTATCAAATGAAATCGACAAATTCACAGCAATGCACAGTGGGTCCCCCCATATCGCAATTATATTGCCatggcagcaattgcagcaattttgcaattaagccAACATAGGcagacaacagcaaatttTCAGTTAGCGAACGTTCTATGCTGCCAAATAAAGTTCTAATGCTAGTTGTTTAATATAGCTAAAGCTTTGAAAACAAGTCATTAATATTGtagtgaaaatttaaaatataaatattagattaaatacttataaatatttattatgcgcaCATAtgctgcttagcttagcttatttatttacattgcttgcttttttttaagaaaatttaatgcttaaatttattaataatatttttaaaaaatatttaaaaaattgcattatctTGTCTTGTTTGCTACTATTGTTAAAAGTGATTTTACTCTTTCTTTGTTGGCATAGCATCCAATTCTCTTGTTTTTTAGTCTCAAATCACATTTAATACtgaattgcaaatattttattgcgcaGCAAATTCAGCTGAGTCAACTTCAAATGAAGCCAAGCGCTAAGCTGATTTCAGTTTTGGTTTGCGGTTGATTTCCAA is part of the Drosophila busckii strain San Diego stock center, stock number 13000-0081.31 chromosome X, ASM1175060v1, whole genome shotgun sequence genome and encodes:
- the LOC108606205 gene encoding 3',5'-cyclic-nucleotide phosphodiesterase regA-like, with the translated sequence MELSIGNLKHRASSNSNSDNCSNEFESTSFCCQQQLTNENRNNEQIQLDSGKTTATTKLTTTTTARENNAVAEGATATTNTTTTSAAKIAVQTETVNACNCNCNSNKRSNNSDVNTNNINSNCY